GTATTGCCAAAAACTTGAGGCTGAGTGCGGATGATCTACGACTGGTGTTGCAGCTGACAGCCTGTCATGCGCAAGAAAGGCGTAGCAAAGCGGATGAAGTCGCCGTGATCACCGAAGGCGACATTTTCGAATCGTTGCGCGCTATTCGTCTGGGTGGGGTGGCGGAAGGCTTGCTGGCTCACCTGGAACAGCAGGCAGGGATGCTTTTGGAAGCAGTCGAGGAAGGGCCGGGTGTGCTTGTAGCCACCTACACCAAGCAATTTCGCTTCCTCCATCTTTCCTTCCAAGAATATCTGACTGCTTGCGAGTTACTCCATCGCCTGGACGACTCCCGCGCGCATGGGCTACCGGTGTTGTCCGCTCGTCGTTTTCCTGATGGCCTGGCCAATCGCATGATCGCTGCTCCCGAACTATGGGCCAATGTGCTGCGCTTGGCGGTGGATGAGCTGATCTACCAACGCCGTGCCACCGATGCCTGGGAGTTGCTCAGCCTGGTCTGCGAACCTTACAGCATGAAGGGCGACGCTCCCCAAGCGGCTTGGCTGGCTCTACAGACGGCTCTGGAGGCAGGATTGTTCGCACATAAGCCGGAGCATCGGGTGGATTCCTTCCATCACCTGTTGTGTTCGGCCGCCGACAAAGCGTTGCTGGATCACAAAACCTTCTCTCCCGTGCAACGCCAGGTTGCCGGCCATTTACTGGGCAGCGGCCCGTTTCCCGGCCACGACCCTCGCCCCGGCGTCCTCCTCCGCCCCGACGGTCTCCCCGACATCGCCTGGGTCCTGATCCCCAAGATCGACCCCCAGACCGGCAAAAGCGACTGGATCTACCAGGACGGCAAGCGCCAGCCGGAGCCGGACTTCTGGATCGCACGCTACCCCATCACCTACGCCCAGTTCCAGGCCTTTCTGGACGCGCCCGACGGTTTTGGCCGGGCGGAATGGTGGCGGGGGTTGGCGGCCAGCCAGTCGCACCGTTCCTCCCCCGACGAGCAGCGATTTCAACACTGGAATCACCCCCGCGAAAATGTGAGTTGGTACGACGCCATCGCCTTCTGCCGCTGGCTGACGGCCCAGGCCAGGAAAACCCCCGACCTGTTGCCGGCCGCGCTGCAGGGCAGCAGCGATTGGCAGATCACCCTGCCCACGGAATGGCAGTGGGAAAAGGCCGCCCGTGGGCATGAGGGCCGCGAATACCCCTGGGGCCAGGGCTATCGGTCGGGGTGGGCCAACGTCGATGAGACCGAGGAAAAGGATGGCCCCTACTATCTGCAACAAACCAGCGCCGTGGGCATGTATCCCCACACCGCGCCGGACGCTTCGCCTTATGGCGTCGCCGACCTCAGCGGCAATGTCTGGGAATGGTGCCTGAACGAATACGAGAAGCCGGAACGGGTGCAGCCGGAGGGTTCAGAGTGGCGCGTCCTGCGGGGCGGGTCGTGGGACCTCAATCCCGCCGCTGCCGCCTCCGCCTTCCGCTACGGGTACTACCCGTACGGCCGTTTCAGCTACACGGGTTTTCGGGTGGTGGCCGTGCGGTCGTCGCCCCCTTTTAGCTCTGTCCTCTGGCGACTCTGGACTCCGCACTCTGATCGGGGGGAGTCCAGAGGGGGGCGAAGCCCCCCTCTGGTCGCCGCGCGTGCGCATACGCTCCATCTGTGCTATCATTGCCTCTGCCCGTGCTTCACGGGTCAGGCAGTCCGGTCTCGTCCTGCGGGGCGGGTCGTGGAACAACAATCCCGCCGCTGCCGCCTCCGCCTTCCGCAACAGGAACAACCCGAACAACCGTAACAACAACAGGGGTTTTCGGGTGGTGGCCGTGCGGTCGTCGCCCACATCCTTCCGTCCCTTCTCTGGCGTCTGCTGTCAGGTGCGTTGCACCTCTGGCAGGCGCGGCCTACCCGCCCTCCATAGCGGGTCTGGTTCCGGCAATGTTGGCTGCGCACCAATGTTCGTAGTGAGCGTTTCAACGCTCTCGCCTGGTCGAGAACGATGGCTGACGCCTTACGAACAGCTCATCCAACCGAGGTGAAGGAGAAGAATAGCGCCGGGCCTGTCTGGTCTGCACGCACTTGCGGCGGTACGGGGGCGCCGCCGGCGTCAGGCAGAGATCGAAACCGGGGCGCCGGCGATACCTCGCCTCAGCGCCCCGCCCCCATCTGCTCCTTCGTCTGCTTGATCCAGCCGCCCAACAGCCGCCCGATCTCCGCCACCATCCTGCTGACGTGCTCGTACTGGCCGCTGTTCAGCCACTTCCAGTGATAGGCCAGACGCAGGTACAGCCGCAGCTTGTTGAGGTCGGCGTCGGCCGCTTCCAGAAAGGCCAGGCGCTGACGGCCGCTGCGGATGTTGGCGTCGAAGATCGCCTCCTGGAAATTCAGGGCGGCGTCTTCCAGCCGCTTGGTGACC
This genomic interval from Caldilineales bacterium contains the following:
- the avd gene encoding diversity-generating retroelement protein Avd, coding for MDDMIIFTRTYELLEWLLPRCERFPKAQRFVVTKRLEDAALNFQEAIFDANIRSGRQRLAFLEAADADLNKLRLYLRLAYHWKWLNSGQYEHVSRMVAEIGRLLGGWIKQTKEQMGAGR